Proteins found in one Mesorhizobium sp. CAU 1732 genomic segment:
- a CDS encoding pyridoxamine 5'-phosphate oxidase family protein, whose amino-acid sequence MNTLEVDQFWSDLKSFEMCMLVTRDTNFMRSRPMKAHFIDDDGTVRFLTSIDAHKVDEIAAHPVANLVFVKPDDNSWISVSGAVRISVDRPDVDMLWDEAASSWMPAGKDEAAVLIVEPDIAEYWSYPESELRAKWELLKGELTGVPPDLGDHQKVRLDQAS is encoded by the coding sequence ATGAACACGCTCGAAGTCGACCAGTTCTGGAGCGATTTGAAATCGTTCGAGATGTGCATGCTCGTCACGCGCGACACCAATTTCATGCGATCGCGGCCCATGAAGGCTCATTTCATCGACGATGACGGGACGGTGCGGTTCCTGACATCGATCGACGCCCACAAGGTGGATGAGATCGCCGCGCACCCCGTGGCAAACCTCGTTTTCGTCAAACCCGATGACAATAGCTGGATATCCGTATCCGGCGCCGTGCGTATTTCCGTCGATCGGCCTGACGTCGATATGCTCTGGGACGAGGCCGCAAGCAGTTGGATGCCGGCCGGAAAGGACGAGGCCGCCGTGCTCATCGTCGAGCCGGACATCGCCGAATACTGGTCGTACCCGGAAAGCGAACTGCGCGCGAAATGGGAGCTGCTCAAGGGAGAACTGACCGGCGTGCCGCCAGACCTTGGCGACCATCAGAAAGTGCGCCTCGATCAGGCGTCGTAG
- a CDS encoding carbohydrate kinase family protein, with protein MSGERILVLGNVNVDLVMGEVDGWPAVGTEVILPRSEMRAGGSAGNTALALSGLGVPHRLIAGVGADMMGDWLSAQFDGQFSTWIAMDVATTVTVGIVHAGGDRAFFTTTGHLHQSRLDDLVQRLPAAPGEKNFAIISGGFLMPEIETGTSELIAALKRLGWTVAIDPGWPTGGWTARNRAQMQTWMNEADFSLINAEEAMGIVDAEQLEAALDTLFLSLAPAKIIVVKCGADGVRILAGDRVRSIEAPEVEVVDTVGAGDTFNAAFLAALSEDADLAEAAARGVRAASSALSTFPRRYDA; from the coding sequence ATGAGTGGTGAACGCATCCTGGTTCTCGGCAATGTCAATGTCGATCTCGTGATGGGCGAGGTCGATGGCTGGCCTGCCGTCGGCACCGAGGTGATCCTGCCGCGCAGCGAGATGCGGGCAGGGGGCTCGGCGGGCAACACGGCTCTTGCATTGTCCGGGCTTGGCGTACCGCACCGGCTGATTGCGGGTGTCGGCGCGGATATGATGGGCGACTGGCTGTCGGCGCAGTTCGACGGCCAGTTCTCGACGTGGATCGCGATGGACGTGGCCACGACCGTCACGGTCGGGATCGTGCACGCAGGCGGCGACCGCGCCTTCTTCACGACCACGGGGCACCTCCATCAGTCGCGGCTGGACGACCTAGTCCAGCGGCTTCCGGCAGCGCCCGGTGAGAAGAATTTCGCGATCATCTCCGGCGGATTCCTCATGCCCGAGATCGAAACCGGCACTTCGGAGTTGATTGCTGCGCTGAAACGTCTTGGCTGGACTGTCGCGATCGATCCCGGCTGGCCGACTGGCGGCTGGACCGCACGAAACCGGGCGCAGATGCAAACATGGATGAATGAGGCCGATTTCTCGTTGATCAATGCCGAGGAGGCGATGGGCATAGTCGATGCCGAACAGCTCGAAGCCGCACTCGACACGCTGTTTTTGAGCCTCGCTCCGGCCAAGATCATCGTCGTGAAATGCGGCGCGGACGGCGTCCGTATCCTCGCGGGCGACCGTGTTCGATCGATCGAAGCGCCGGAGGTCGAGGTGGTCGATACGGTCGGCGCAGGCGACACGTTCAACGCGGCGTTTCTTGCCGCGCTGAGTGAGGATGCCGACCTCGCGGAAGCCGCCGCACGCGGCGTGCGTGCGGCTTCAAGCGCGCTCTCGACATTCCCGCGCCGCTACGACGCCTGA
- a CDS encoding Gfo/Idh/MocA family oxidoreductase, protein MSFQPRDTLRVGLVGTGFIAEFHLRSMLGVRNVVVTGVHSRSAAKRDRIAGLVAELGLGTCTTHETLESLCQAGDVDAIWILSPNYTRLDVMRTIHAEVKAGRSTVFAVACEKPLARTISEAREMLRLAEDAGLNHGYLENQVFCTPVMRGKEIIWRRGASTTGRPYLARAAEEHSGPHEAWFWQGDKQGGGVLSDMMCHSVEVGRHLLTAPGAPRNSLTVKSVSGTVAHLKWTRPHYADQLRKRFGSDVDYRNRPSEDFARATIALEDEDGNELIIEASTSWAYVGAGLRIQLELLGPEYAMEFNSLATGLKVFMSREVTGSEGEDLVEKQNAEQGLMPVLEDEAGVYGYTDENRHMVECFRKGEIPLETFHDGLAVVEMLIGLYRSAETGETVRFPAPELEDYVPRVARVGA, encoded by the coding sequence ATGAGCTTTCAACCCAGGGACACGCTGCGCGTCGGATTGGTCGGGACCGGCTTCATCGCCGAGTTTCACCTGCGCTCGATGCTGGGCGTGCGCAATGTCGTGGTGACCGGTGTCCATAGCCGCAGCGCCGCAAAGCGCGACCGGATTGCAGGTCTCGTCGCTGAACTCGGCCTCGGCACCTGCACGACGCATGAGACTCTGGAAAGCCTCTGCCAGGCCGGCGACGTCGACGCGATCTGGATTCTCTCGCCGAACTATACGCGTCTCGACGTCATGCGCACGATCCACGCCGAGGTGAAGGCCGGGCGATCGACGGTGTTCGCGGTGGCTTGCGAGAAGCCTTTGGCGCGGACGATTTCCGAAGCACGCGAGATGCTGCGGCTCGCCGAGGATGCGGGGCTCAATCACGGCTATCTGGAGAACCAGGTGTTCTGCACGCCGGTCATGCGCGGTAAGGAGATCATCTGGCGACGCGGTGCGTCGACGACCGGCAGGCCCTATCTGGCGCGCGCGGCCGAGGAACATTCCGGCCCGCACGAGGCTTGGTTCTGGCAGGGCGACAAGCAGGGCGGCGGTGTGCTGTCCGACATGATGTGCCACTCGGTCGAGGTCGGCCGGCACCTCCTGACCGCGCCGGGCGCACCGCGCAACTCGCTGACCGTGAAGTCGGTCAGCGGAACCGTCGCGCATCTCAAATGGACGCGCCCGCACTATGCCGACCAGCTTCGCAAGCGCTTCGGCTCGGATGTCGATTACCGCAACCGTCCGTCCGAGGATTTCGCGCGGGCGACGATCGCGCTGGAGGACGAGGACGGCAACGAACTGATCATCGAGGCATCGACGTCGTGGGCCTATGTCGGAGCCGGCCTGCGTATCCAGCTCGAACTTCTCGGGCCGGAATATGCGATGGAATTCAATTCGCTGGCGACGGGCCTGAAGGTTTTCATGTCGCGCGAAGTGACAGGATCGGAAGGCGAAGACCTTGTCGAGAAGCAGAATGCCGAGCAGGGCCTCATGCCCGTCCTCGAAGACGAGGCGGGCGTCTACGGCTACACCGACGAAAACCGCCACATGGTCGAATGCTTCCGCAAGGGCGAGATACCGCTTGAGACCTTCCATGACGGCCTCGCAGTCGTCGAGATGCTGATCGGGCTCTACCGTTCGGCCGAAACCGGCGAAACCGTGCGCTTTCCGGCTCCCGAGCTCGAAGACTACGTGCCGCGGGTGGCGCGCGTGGGTGCCTGA